One genomic segment of Lampris incognitus isolate fLamInc1 chromosome 2, fLamInc1.hap2, whole genome shotgun sequence includes these proteins:
- the LOC130108406 gene encoding LOW QUALITY PROTEIN: amphoterin-induced protein 3-like (The sequence of the model RefSeq protein was modified relative to this genomic sequence to represent the inferred CDS: inserted 1 base in 1 codon): MTSGLHPWPFLVLLLLLPGSEETCPSVCLCIADTVSCGSTGLTKLPLSLPSSAIMLDLSYNHLSRLEPGLFDRMPRLETLRVAHNHLTTLSQGVFHNASSLRHLDLSSNKLQVVEQHYFQGLWRLEELLLFNNRIIQVVGGSLNGLSSLKKAYFSLNQITDFPFFSIQDHTHPFLTMLDLSSNRMTTLPWEDVKALPGLVQRGLFLHNNSLICDCSMYSMFWHWKMRDYDSLKDFMDEHTCSIFGDSRVTIQFLQHNRFFQNCTVVKPAALPVTVLLSSVVVSEGESVHLDCQTSLSGTDLSFMWHSPSLGYITLTSINESLITLFSNGTLEISAAKVNDSGLYVCTAVDFKQMLNATREVNVTVVQPVADSFNTGYTTLLGCAVTLVLILMYLYLTPCQCGCCKQPKPPVIPVSTYDPSTFSSIFSPTVGNRDRPKIQSNKQVAFMEPVTXGAEWMPES; encoded by the exons ATGACCTCTGGACTTCATCCATGGCCCTTTCTGGTGCTGCTCCTCCTTCTCCCTGGCTCTGAGGAGACCTGCCCTTCTGTGTGCCTCTGTATAGCTGACACAGTGAGCTGTGGATCCACTGGTCTGACCAAACTACCTCTCTCTTTGCCCTCCTCCGCCATCATGCTGGACCTCAGCTACAACCACCTGTCCAGGCTAGAACCTGGTCTCTTCGACAGGATGCCCCGGCTGGAAACCCTGCGGGtagctcacaatcacctcacaaccTTGAGTCAAGGTGTCTTTCACAATGCCTCCAGCCTCAGACACCTCGACCTGTCCTCCAACAAGCTACAAGTGGTGGAACAGCATTACTTTCAGGGACTGTGGAGGCTGGAGGAACTTCTCCTCTTCAACAACAGGATCATACAGGTGGTGGGGGGCTCGCTGAATGGCTTGAGCAGCTTAAAAAAGGCCTACTTCAGCCTCAACCAGATCACAGACTTCCCATTTTTCTCCATCCAAGATCACACCCATCCCTTTCTTACCATGCTGGACCTCTCATCCAATCGTATGACCACCTTGCCATGGGAGGATGTGAAGGCTCTGCCAGGGTTGGTGCAGCGAGGACTGTTTCTACACAACAACTCCCTGATCTGTGATTGTTCCATGTACAGCATGTTCTGGCACTGGAAAATGAGGGACTATGACTCATTGAAGGATTTTATGGATGAGCACACCTGCTCGATCTTTGGTGACTCCCGCGTTACCATCCAGTTCCTCCAGCACAACCGTTTTTTCCAAAACTGCACTGTGGTAAAACCAGCCGCGCTGCCTGTGACTGTCCTCCTATCCAGCGTAGTGGTCTCTGAGGGAGAAAGTGTGCATCTAGACTGTCAAACCTCTCTCAGCGGGACAGATCTTTCATTTATGTGGCACTCACCCAGCCTGGGGTACATCACCCTGACCAGCATTAATGAGAGTCTAATTACCCTCTTTTCTAATGGCACCTTAGAGATCTCTGCAGCCAAGGTCAATGACTCAGGCCTGTATGTGTGCACGGCAGTGGATTTTAAGCAGATGCTGAATGCCACCCGGGAGGTGAATGTAACTGTGGTCCAGCCCGTGGCAGACTCATTCAACACCGGCTACACAACATTGCTGGGCTGTGCCGTGACATTGGTCCTGATCCTCATGTACCTCTACCTGACTCCATGTCAGTGTGGCTGCTGTAAACAGCCCAAACCTCCAGTCATCCCTGTCTCCACCTACGATCCAAGCactttttcttccattttctccCCCACTGTCGGCAACAGAGACCGGCCAAAGATTCAAAGCAACAAGCAAGTAGCGTTCATGGAGCCAGTGA GAGGAGCAGAATGGATGCCTGAAAGCTGA